In Flavobacteriales bacterium TMED191, the DNA window TTAATATTATCTGGATTGATTTCTAAAATTTTTACAGTTATATCATTACCGGTTTTTTTAATTAATAAGTCTTGCCCAAAGCTTAAAAAAGGAATAAAAAGAAGGAGTAATAGTTTTTTCATGGTTTAGATTTTATTATGTGTTCCATCACAATAAGGAGGATTTGAAGTTTTTTTACAATTACATAGA includes these proteins:
- a CDS encoding CDGSH iron-sulfur domain-containing protein, with amino-acid sequence LCNCKKTSNPPYCDGTHNKI